TGATGCTGATAAAGGACCCACGCCGTTTTGATGTGGTGGTTACCGCCAACCTCTTTGGTGATATCCTGACCGATGAAGCATCACAGATTGCGGGTTCTATGGGTATGCTGGCATCCGCCTCTATAGGCGATGGTACCGGTGTGTACGAACCCATTCATGGTTCCGCGCATGATATTACCGGCAAAGGCGTTGCTAATCCGTTAGCCTCTATCCTGTCTGCTGCCCTGCTGCTGGACATTTCCTTTGGTATGAAAGCAGAATCAGATGCCGTGATCAATGCGGTAGACAGTGTGTTAAAAGCTGGCTTCCGTACCGGTGATATTGCCGATGCACAGACCCCACAAGATAAAATATTAGGTACTGCTGCCATCGGTGAAGAAGTGCTTAAATTTATTTAAGAAGATGAACGAATGATGATATATAGAGACCAAAAGCCTTACTAATCAAGGTTTTTGGTCTTTTGTATATTTTACCCCGCAGGTTAATTCCCCCTTACTTTTCAGCCATATCACCTGTATTACAAAGCAGGTAGAAATTGTCTGAATCTCATCAAAAATTGGGTTGACGGGTGCAACTATATTAAAATTGAGTATCATTGATATGGCATTAAGCTGATCAGTTTACCAGTGACGAAAGAAAATCCGTAGCAATATATAAGTATTCAGCCTACCAACGAAAGAGCAACAATCAGCCAATCAGGACCGGAATTAACAACTATAGAGCCATTCAGAAGATGTATGCAGGAAATGCAGGCATCTCCTTAAATAATTATTGCTGATCAAATCTATACCCAACATGAAAAAAAAGTTACTATTTTTTCTGACATTCCTTATCTATTACTGTGCGGGAGTTTCAGCTCAATCCAGAACGGTATCAGGTACTGTAGTGGATGCCAACAACGGGATGCCGGTTCCGGGTGTAGCAGTAAGAGAAACCGGTACCGCAAAAGCTGTTCCTACTGACAACAAAGGCCATTTCAGCATCAGCGTAAGCAACGACGCCACGCTGCTATTTAACTATATTGGGTATGAGCCGCAGCAAATAAATGTCAGCAATCAGGATAACATTACCGTAAGGTTGCAGAATAAAGACAAGCAACTGAATGAGGTTGTGATCACCGCTTATGGCAACACCAAAAAGGAGGCGTTCACCGGAACGGCGGCCGTCATTTCCAATGAAAAATTCAAGGATCTCCAGGTGTCTACCATTACAGGCGTTTTACAGGGCAATGCCAGCGGCGTACTGGCGGTTAGTTCCACCGGTCAACCTGGTGAGAGTCCTACCATCCGGATACGGGGTATCGGCTCTTATAATGCCAGCAACGATCCGTTGATCCTCCTGGATGGCACCCCATACACCGGTGATATAAACAGTATCAATCCCGGTGATGTAGAAACGGTTACTATTTTAAAAGATGCCTCCTCCACCTCTATCTATGGCTCCAGAGCTGCGAATGGTATTATTCAGATCACTACCAAAAAAGGCAGTGGCAAAAGTAAGTTTGAATTTTCCGGGTTAACCGGTTTTTCAAAACGTGCTGTGAAAGAATATAAGACACTCAACGCTTCCCAATATTATGAACTCGCCTGGGAAGCCCTGCGCAATGATGCGGTGGACAACCCGGCGTTACTGACCCAGTTTAACCTTCCTACCGCAGAAGCATATGCCACCAACCAGGTGGTACCGCGCCTGGTGTATAATCCATTCAATGTGGCGCAGCCGGTTGGCCTGGACGGCAAGCTGGATGCGGGTGCAAAACTGCTATGGAATGATAACTGGATGGATGAAATGACCCACACAGGAATCCGGAACGATTTAAACATGAATGTATCCGGCAGCGATGCCGCTAATACTATCCGTTATTACTTATCCGGTGGGTATATTCACGACCAGGGTATTCTGAAAGAATCCGATTTCAAAAGATATTCCGGCCGGGTAAAAGTAGATGCTACCCCTGCCAGATGGTTACAGCTGGGTATTAATTCCAGTCTCGCCTATTCCAATCAGAATTATCCTTACCAGGGTAATGGCGCTGGTTCCAGTGGAATAGCCTTTGCCAGATCCATCGCTCCTATTTATCCTGTCTACCTGAGAAACTGGACAAACGGCAACTATGTACTGGATGGTACAGGCAATAAAATATTCGATTACGGCAACAACAGTGCTGAACAAGGTGTACTGCGGCCCGCAGCCGAAAACCGGCTTTTTAACCAGGGACAGAACCCGGCAGGTACAAACAGTATTAACCCGGTCACCTATGAGCGGTTAACCGCTAACGGTATCGCCTATGCGGGGCTGAATCTGTTCGACGGGCTGACTTTCCGTTCACAGTACTCGATGGATTATAACCAGGTTGATAATAACTTATTCTGGAATCCTTTTTATGGCGATGGTACTACCAGCGGCGGCTATAGCTTCCGGGGTATTACCCTGCTGTATGCGCAGAATTTCAGTAATGCTTTCACGTACGACAAAAAACTGGGAAGCATTCACCATATCAATGTGGTAGCCGGTATGGAAGCATTCAAACAGGTAAGTGAGTTGACATCAGCAGAAAGATCAGGCTTTACCTATCCTTCTCCTACCCAACCCAGCTATGGTACTACATCCAAAGCGGGAGGCACCAAAGATATTTTCAGGTTACAGAGTTATTTTGGCCGTGCAGGTTATGACATCGCTGACAAATATCACCTGAGTCTTTCATTGCGTACAGACGGCTCCACACGGTTTGCCAAAGATGCCAGATGGGGCGTATTCTATGCAGCAGGTGCTTCCTGGAACCTGGACAAAGAGAAATTCATGGAGAATGTGGATTTCCTGAGCCAGCTGAAATTAAAAGCCAGTTACGGTACCAGTGGTAACCAGTCATTAACGGGCAGCTTTCCTTACCTGGGTACTTACACAGCAGGCGCCAATGTAGGAGGTGCCAGCGGGTCTATTATTAATACCATTGCCAATCCGGATCTTAGCTGGGAAACACAGAAACAGCTGGACATGGGTGTTGAATTTGGTGTGCTGAAAGACAAGATAACCGGTTCATTCGTATACTTTGACCGCAGATCGGCCAGCTTGTTGTTTGAGCGGCCACTCCCGGGTTCTACCGGTATTAACTCCATCAGCGATAATGTGGGCGGTGTAAAAAACTATGGATTTGAAATAGAATTAAATACCGTTAATATCCGGCGTAAAAACCTGGAATGGCGTACATCCTTCAACGTTACCAAACTCAAAAACGTCATCACAGATGTAGCTCCCGGAACCAATCAGAAATTGGGTGGTAGCTGGTATGAATGGTACATGCAGGAATATGCCGGTGTAGATCCTACCGATGGAAAACCAACCTGGTATATGGATGATGCAGCCAATGCAGGGAGCAAAATAACCACGAAAAAATATAGTGAAGCCACCCGTTATTATTTGGGTAGCCAGCTGTCTGACTATACCGGTGGAATCACCAATTTTGTGAAGTATAAAAATTTTGATCTGACTGTGCTGGCTTCATTCGCCATAGGCGGAAATTTTTATAATGCTGATTATGGCGGATTGATGGGAGGAATGGTTAGTCTGGGCAGCAATTCAAGCACCGACCTTTTAAACAGGTGGCAAAGCGCATCTAATCCAGGGAATGGCATGGTGCCCAAGCTGATCACAACGGTTGATAACGGTAATTATAGTTCCACCCGTTTTCTATACGATCAAACGTATATGCGTGTACGTAATATCACACTGGGGTACCGGCTTCCGGAAGCGATGTTGAAAAGGGCTTCGCTCACTAATGTCAGGATTTTCCTGGATGTACAGAATGGGTTTACCTTCTTCGGCGGACCGAAAGGTGCTGATCCGGAAGCGGGTATTAGTGCCCAGGCACAAAATAACAACACCAGCACCAGTAAAATATTTTCCATTGGCATTAACGTGGGCCTGTAAAACTTTTAAATGCTGATTAATCATGAAACTATATAAAGTTATTGCGCTTATAGGTGTGAGTCTCGTTATGCTGACATCCTGCAAAAAGGAGTTCCTGGATGCCCCCAAACCTGAGAACGGGACCTTAACGGATAATATCATTTTTTCTACCAAAGCGGGTGCTGAGAATGCGTTGACAGGGATCTACTGGATCTTCCGTTCAGAAAATTATAATGGCTATTATGGTTATCCGAATAATTCCGGTAACCTGACCAACAGAGGGCTGCAAACAAGCATGTTCTTTTTTGAAGTGCGGGGTAATGATCTGTTTGATGGATATGGCAGCTGGTGGGAATCTGAAGGCGCCTGGGAAGAAAGTTCTTATGGACGCATTCAAACCGGCAGCCGCACCCAACAGATCTGGGATATGTTTTACAAAGCGATCAACAATGCCAATGCAGTTATAAAATATGCCCCTGAAGTTGCGGGTACTTCCGATGCAGAAAAAGAAGCACTGATAGCCGAAGCAAAAGCGATCAGGGCATATTCTTATTTTTGGTTGGCAAGGGCTTATCAGTTTACCTATGCAAAAAATCCTGATGCACCGGGTGTTCCTCTTTATACAGAACCGGCTTCCAAGCAAAGTGAGGGTAATCCGAGGGCGTCGTTAAAAGAAATTTACGCACTCATTGTGGCAGACCTGGATGAAGCGGTTGCCAAACTACCAGTTACCAGTGTAGATAAATACCGTATCAATAAAAACGTGGCAGCAGGCATCCTGGCGGAAGTATACCAGGAACTGGCCATGGCAGACAATACACTTTGGCAGAAGGCGATAGATAATGCAAAAGCCGCGCGTGCAGGCAATCCATTAATGAGCAATGCCAGTTATGCAGCAGGTTTTAATGATATCAGCAACCAGGAATGGTTATGGGGATTTCCGGTTCCTGAAGATCAAAGCCTGACGTATTATTCTCAGTTTGGGTATATGGATCAGCAAGGCGGTTATTACCGGAATATATTCGTGAACAGCGACTTTGTAGACCAGTTCAGTGCAACGGATACCAGGAAGTCCTTATTCACCTTTAACGGGGTGAATCCCGCAGCGCCGGCCCGCACCTATGCTACCCGGAAATACAGGTCGAGACTCGCTACTTCCATTACCGGCGATATTCTTGTGATGCGCTCGGCAGAAATGTATTTAATTGAAGCAGAAGCACTGGCACAGCAAAAGAAAATACCTGAATCGATTGACGTATTATTTGAACTACAAAGTTTTCGTGACCCGGCTGCTGTTAAACCAGCCGCCAACATTACACAGGCTGACCTGATCAAAATCATCCTGCTGGAACGCCGCAAAGAAATGTATGGAGAAATTGGTGTGCAGTTTTTTGATCTGAAACGCTACCAGCTGCCGTTGGAGAGAACAGGTAACCACCCCTATTTATTGACCATTCCGGCAAATGACCCCAGGTGGTTAATACAACTTCCTATCAGCGAAATAGATGCTAATAAAAACATTGCTCCGGCTGATCAGAATCCATAAAAGCGTATTTCATTAACCAGCAATAAAAAAAACAGGCATCATAAAAATGCCTGTTTTTTTTATGTCACTTTTTACTTTATCGTTTTCAGTATTTCCTGTGATTCGCTGATCATAACAGGAACGGCTATATTATGTGACCCACTTATAAGGGCGCAATTAACCCGTATAAATGTCGCGTTTACACCGCTTCCAGATAAATTTTGCAAAGTATGTTTGTACTGTTGAAAACAAGTATCATCATAAATACAAAAAACATGAACCAGGAAGTTACACAGTACATTCAATCAAAGCAGGACTGGCAGATAAAAGTATGCGAATTGCTTCGAAAAATGATCCTCAAAACCATTCCGGGTGTTGAAGAGCGGATACAATATGGCAAGCCCCATTACCTGAAGAACGGGCACTATGCATGTGTGATCAGCGTGGCAAAGGATAAGGTATCTTTTATGATCTTTAACGCCACCGCCCTGGAAGAGATCAAAGGGTTTTTCAAATCTATGTCTGGTCCGGAAAGAAAGACAGCTACTATCCTCCAGGATCAAAAGGTGGATTATGATTTGCTGTCATCGCTTTTAAAGCAGGCCACAGCAGCATTGTAGTAGCATATTGGCCGGATGGGTGTTCTTCGCTCCGGGACCTACCGTAGCGAAGTCCTCCCTTTAAAACCCTGGCCTTCTTTTTTTATTCCCGATAATTAACCTAAACTTGTTCTGAGAAAGTTGACTACTTCCTGGAAGATATCAGTTCATGCTTATAAAGAACACCAAAATGAAAAAGGCGCTGCTGCTTTTCATCTGCTTCATTTTAACTTTCTTTGCCGCCACTGCCCGGCAGGCGCCTCCGGATACCGTTAAAACCGGCATCTACATTACCAGTATACATGATATTGATTTCAAGCAAAGTGAGTATATGGTCAACATGTGGTTGTGGCTGACCTATAAAAATAAAGACTTCGATTTTTTACAGAACCTGGAAATCCCTTCGGCCAAAACATTCACCAGGTCCTATTCCACCATAGATACTTCCAATGGCCACACCTATATCCTGATGAAGCTGCAATGCACGATGAAAGATTCCTGGAAGATAAATAACTTCCCTTTCGACCGTCAGAAGTTAAGGCTCTCCATTGAAAACTCACAATTTGATTCAAAGGCCCTCGTTTTTTCAACGGATACGCTTGGGATACATTATGATCCCCGCTTCACTTTAAGGGGATGGAATATTGATAGCTTTGTTGTATCAACCGGTGTAAAAGCCTATGAGACTACGTTTGGCGATCCCGGTCTGGATCAGCCGCATACGGAGTATAGCTCATTCAGGGTAAGAATAGATATTGGGAGAGATGCCGGCCAGTTATTCTGGAAGATGTTCCTGGGCATGTATGTTTCCTTCCTGATCTCCTACATTTGTTTTTATATTCATGCAGATAATATTGACTCCCGGTTCGGCCTCGGTGTAGGCTCCCTGTTTGCCGCCATCGGTAATAAATACATTATTGATTCTTCGCTGCCGGATTCTACTTCTTTCACGCTGGTGGATACCCTGCATGGTATTACCCTGTTTTTCATTTTTGCGGTGATTACCTCTTCCGCCTATTCTCTTAAACTCATTAAAGATAATAAGGTGCAGCAAGCTAAAAAGATGGACATGGTACTTGCACAGGTAGTGCTGATAATTTATGTTTTGCTGAATGTCTACTTTATAACCCAGGCAAAAAATGGTGGATGATCTCCCCTATCCTCTTCTTAAAATAAAAAATTTCTTCAATAGCAGCATAATGATCACTTTATTATAACTAAATTTTTAGTTTACAAACTAATTATTTAGTTTTATAGTAAATAATCCAGGTTATGCGAAACATTATCGGACTTATCCTGCTACTGTTAGTATCATGTACAGCCTATACACAATCAACGGTAGACAGAAACAAGGTAATTGAATATTTGCAGGATCAACAGTATGAGGAGGCCATCGCCTACCTGCGTCCGGCGATAAATGATAAAGACGCGCGGGAAGTAGCTTTGCTCGCTTACACTTTTTACCTGTCCGGCAAAATAGCGGAAGCTGCCGACAACTATGAAAAAGTGTTGCAACTCGACAGTAACCATATACCGGCGCACCAGTACCTGGC
The Chitinophaga sp. MM2321 DNA segment above includes these coding regions:
- a CDS encoding DUF1801 domain-containing protein, which gives rise to MNQEVTQYIQSKQDWQIKVCELLRKMILKTIPGVEERIQYGKPHYLKNGHYACVISVAKDKVSFMIFNATALEEIKGFFKSMSGPERKTATILQDQKVDYDLLSSLLKQATAAL
- a CDS encoding RagB/SusD family nutrient uptake outer membrane protein; protein product: MKLYKVIALIGVSLVMLTSCKKEFLDAPKPENGTLTDNIIFSTKAGAENALTGIYWIFRSENYNGYYGYPNNSGNLTNRGLQTSMFFFEVRGNDLFDGYGSWWESEGAWEESSYGRIQTGSRTQQIWDMFYKAINNANAVIKYAPEVAGTSDAEKEALIAEAKAIRAYSYFWLARAYQFTYAKNPDAPGVPLYTEPASKQSEGNPRASLKEIYALIVADLDEAVAKLPVTSVDKYRINKNVAAGILAEVYQELAMADNTLWQKAIDNAKAARAGNPLMSNASYAAGFNDISNQEWLWGFPVPEDQSLTYYSQFGYMDQQGGYYRNIFVNSDFVDQFSATDTRKSLFTFNGVNPAAPARTYATRKYRSRLATSITGDILVMRSAEMYLIEAEALAQQKKIPESIDVLFELQSFRDPAAVKPAANITQADLIKIILLERRKEMYGEIGVQFFDLKRYQLPLERTGNHPYLLTIPANDPRWLIQLPISEIDANKNIAPADQNP
- a CDS encoding SusC/RagA family TonB-linked outer membrane protein; the protein is MKKKLLFFLTFLIYYCAGVSAQSRTVSGTVVDANNGMPVPGVAVRETGTAKAVPTDNKGHFSISVSNDATLLFNYIGYEPQQINVSNQDNITVRLQNKDKQLNEVVITAYGNTKKEAFTGTAAVISNEKFKDLQVSTITGVLQGNASGVLAVSSTGQPGESPTIRIRGIGSYNASNDPLILLDGTPYTGDINSINPGDVETVTILKDASSTSIYGSRAANGIIQITTKKGSGKSKFEFSGLTGFSKRAVKEYKTLNASQYYELAWEALRNDAVDNPALLTQFNLPTAEAYATNQVVPRLVYNPFNVAQPVGLDGKLDAGAKLLWNDNWMDEMTHTGIRNDLNMNVSGSDAANTIRYYLSGGYIHDQGILKESDFKRYSGRVKVDATPARWLQLGINSSLAYSNQNYPYQGNGAGSSGIAFARSIAPIYPVYLRNWTNGNYVLDGTGNKIFDYGNNSAEQGVLRPAAENRLFNQGQNPAGTNSINPVTYERLTANGIAYAGLNLFDGLTFRSQYSMDYNQVDNNLFWNPFYGDGTTSGGYSFRGITLLYAQNFSNAFTYDKKLGSIHHINVVAGMEAFKQVSELTSAERSGFTYPSPTQPSYGTTSKAGGTKDIFRLQSYFGRAGYDIADKYHLSLSLRTDGSTRFAKDARWGVFYAAGASWNLDKEKFMENVDFLSQLKLKASYGTSGNQSLTGSFPYLGTYTAGANVGGASGSIINTIANPDLSWETQKQLDMGVEFGVLKDKITGSFVYFDRRSASLLFERPLPGSTGINSISDNVGGVKNYGFEIELNTVNIRRKNLEWRTSFNVTKLKNVITDVAPGTNQKLGGSWYEWYMQEYAGVDPTDGKPTWYMDDAANAGSKITTKKYSEATRYYLGSQLSDYTGGITNFVKYKNFDLTVLASFAIGGNFYNADYGGLMGGMVSLGSNSSTDLLNRWQSASNPGNGMVPKLITTVDNGNYSSTRFLYDQTYMRVRNITLGYRLPEAMLKRASLTNVRIFLDVQNGFTFFGGPKGADPEAGISAQAQNNNTSTSKIFSIGINVGL